A portion of the Ruminococcus albus AD2013 genome contains these proteins:
- a CDS encoding transposase yields MWNPSYFVATVSDRSLKQVTDYINSQRTK; encoded by the coding sequence ATATGGAATCCATCGTATTTTGTAGCAACTGTAAGCGACAGAAGTCTTAAACAGGTAACAGATTACATTAATTCTCAAAGAACTAAGTAG
- a CDS encoding MSCRAMM family protein has translation MQKNRKKLIARMSAATMATLMAFNSMVPIISSAAEGSLWFKDGKVTLEQADGIYYNYTSKLPFTAYDSPSEHATYGGAVKFRNSNGSTTEAIGLTEGGGMHQMVMYEMKGTGANSNLGICLRPTAHSFAAGFFDSDGKIVEYTSTNGYTGYWNKVKDTPTGKAIAAAMYYGYGGRVQGKSKSVADCYIATQFIIWELVCGYRDSKTMELVTKDANGRTISTSSSLLDYYKPTAGGAVISKNSSCTGIVDEYNKIVKSMKNWADTHNNFPNSLKSTADKVVLQYDFADNKYTGSVDIKGAKGNWANATGTALKSQWGADNISTNGTVYTISSEKRPTASKTVISPIRTDEYDAADTWTIYNHSFDPRKARNSSDEDCQDLAFDAMRIDPVEGEINYQVASYGDIELTKLWEINGNIIDDEKAAEYMTSISFNLSTIGEDGKTYYVKASWDSLSSSDYTFTGTTTNASEATNFRFNSGAEADTVMKIKNIPADEDGMDYVVTETVRENSKAYNDGYAAEDPKNVHVSGYSLTDKPEVATVTFANNKESIYGQVSLLKLDSENGERLSGATFELWNDTNENGQLDEADVKVGTLNDNNNGEYVSDRIEGGKYLVRETKAPYGYVVYRAPIAFEITEDGQNLTIGNTTDENGNVVFKERPAKGNIELNKVDSDTNEPISGAEFTVWKDENKNGTLDDGDTEVGTLYETTEEVIEEDTPDGEAGEVVTRGTGNYHIEGLRLGQYIVKETAAPENYIIDPNEYVAVVEADGQTVYINNRENKEGFFEVEKKGKITLTKYDSRYPDHVLSGAVFDVWKDTNSNGFVDEVDEYLGNLVETADGIYEMSNLRLGDYIVHEAAAPEGFNVDDGYYPAAIRDDGDIAVVTNRDADGDFASGFYNDIKRGDIEITKTDIVSSEALPNTGFRIYDKDKNVIFEDYTDENGKITFKELEYGEYYYQEYDAPEGYIIDESLYRFEIREDGVVVRADMTNRPKPALVTITKTDISESTTLPNTGIRICRADGTVVSEQRTGSDGSVTFEINIEELGYGKYYFEEFDAPEGYLINDEKHWFEITTGGQVIHDKLRDEKVPKTSVDVNTALPLTAGAGAVAGLIVLTYVAIGKKKEI, from the coding sequence ATGCAGAAAAACAGAAAAAAGCTCATCGCAAGAATGTCCGCTGCTACAATGGCTACACTCATGGCGTTCAATTCAATGGTTCCGATTATCAGTTCAGCGGCTGAAGGCTCACTGTGGTTCAAGGACGGAAAGGTAACTTTGGAGCAGGCTGATGGTATTTACTATAATTATACCTCCAAACTTCCCTTTACTGCATATGATTCTCCAAGCGAGCACGCAACATATGGCGGCGCTGTAAAGTTCCGTAATTCAAACGGATCTACTACAGAGGCAATAGGACTTACTGAGGGCGGTGGAATGCACCAGATGGTAATGTATGAGATGAAGGGTACCGGGGCAAATTCCAATCTTGGTATCTGCCTCAGACCTACAGCACACTCCTTTGCTGCCGGATTTTTTGATTCAGACGGAAAGATCGTCGAATACACATCTACTAATGGCTACACAGGTTACTGGAATAAGGTCAAAGATACTCCGACCGGAAAGGCAATAGCCGCAGCTATGTACTATGGCTACGGCGGAAGAGTCCAGGGAAAGAGTAAGAGTGTTGCAGACTGCTATATTGCAACTCAGTTTATCATCTGGGAACTTGTATGCGGATACAGAGATTCTAAAACTATGGAACTCGTTACTAAGGATGCCAACGGAAGAACGATCTCTACCAGTTCAAGCCTCCTTGATTACTACAAGCCAACTGCAGGAGGTGCTGTTATAAGCAAGAACAGCAGCTGCACGGGAATCGTTGATGAATACAATAAAATCGTTAAGTCCATGAAGAATTGGGCTGATACTCATAATAACTTTCCTAACAGTCTGAAATCTACAGCAGACAAAGTTGTTCTTCAGTATGATTTTGCTGACAACAAGTATACCGGTAGCGTTGATATAAAGGGTGCAAAAGGAAACTGGGCAAATGCAACTGGCACAGCTCTCAAGTCTCAGTGGGGTGCTGATAATATATCTACAAACGGTACAGTATATACCATAAGTTCTGAGAAAAGACCGACAGCTTCCAAAACTGTTATTTCGCCTATAAGGACTGATGAGTATGATGCTGCAGACACTTGGACAATCTATAATCACAGTTTTGATCCAAGAAAAGCAAGAAACAGCTCTGACGAAGACTGCCAGGATCTTGCATTTGATGCAATGAGAATTGACCCTGTTGAAGGCGAGATCAATTATCAGGTAGCAAGCTACGGCGATATCGAGCTGACTAAGCTGTGGGAAATTAACGGAAATATTATCGATGATGAAAAGGCAGCCGAATATATGACTTCCATTTCCTTCAACCTGTCCACAATAGGCGAAGATGGTAAGACATACTATGTTAAGGCAAGCTGGGATAGCCTTTCTTCAAGCGACTATACCTTTACAGGAACGACTACAAATGCAAGTGAAGCAACAAACTTCAGATTCAACTCCGGTGCTGAAGCTGATACAGTAATGAAGATCAAAAACATTCCTGCCGATGAAGATGGTATGGATTATGTTGTGACTGAAACTGTAAGAGAAAATTCAAAGGCATATAATGATGGTTACGCTGCAGAGGATCCTAAGAACGTTCATGTCAGCGGATACAGCCTGACAGATAAGCCCGAGGTTGCAACAGTAACATTTGCAAATAATAAGGAAAGCATTTACGGTCAGGTTTCTCTTCTGAAACTCGATTCTGAAAACGGTGAAAGACTTTCCGGTGCAACTTTTGAACTGTGGAATGATACTAACGAAAATGGTCAGCTTGATGAAGCTGATGTTAAGGTTGGAACGCTCAATGATAACAACAACGGCGAGTATGTTTCCGACAGGATCGAAGGCGGTAAATATCTCGTAAGAGAAACAAAGGCTCCTTACGGTTATGTTGTATACAGAGCACCTATCGCTTTTGAAATCACCGAGGACGGTCAGAACCTGACTATCGGTAATACTACAGACGAAAACGGCAATGTTGTATTCAAGGAAAGACCTGCCAAGGGCAACATCGAGCTCAACAAGGTCGATTCTGATACAAATGAACCTATCTCCGGTGCGGAATTCACTGTATGGAAAGATGAAAACAAGAACGGTACTCTTGATGACGGCGATACAGAAGTGGGAACTCTTTATGAAACAACAGAAGAAGTGATCGAAGAGGATACTCCTGACGGAGAAGCCGGAGAGGTAGTTACACGTGGTACCGGAAATTACCACATAGAAGGCCTCAGACTGGGACAGTATATCGTAAAGGAAACAGCGGCACCTGAGAATTACATCATTGATCCTAATGAATATGTAGCTGTTGTTGAAGCTGATGGACAGACTGTTTATATCAATAACAGAGAGAATAAAGAAGGATTCTTTGAGGTAGAAAAGAAGGGTAAGATAACTCTTACAAAGTACGATTCCAGATACCCTGACCATGTTCTTTCAGGAGCAGTATTTGATGTATGGAAGGATACTAACTCTAACGGATTTGTAGATGAAGTCGATGAATATCTTGGCAATCTTGTCGAAACTGCAGACGGTATCTACGAAATGTCAAATCTGAGACTGGGCGATTATATCGTACATGAAGCAGCGGCTCCCGAGGGCTTCAATGTTGATGATGGTTACTACCCTGCAGCTATTAGAGATGACGGCGATATCGCAGTTGTAACAAACAGAGATGCAGACGGTGATTTCGCTTCCGGCTTCTACAATGACATCAAGCGTGGTGATATAGAGATAACAAAGACAGATATCGTATCATCTGAAGCACTGCCCAACACAGGCTTCAGGATCTACGACAAGGACAAGAACGTTATCTTTGAAGATTACACCGATGAAAACGGAAAAATCACCTTCAAGGAACTTGAATACGGTGAGTACTACTACCAGGAGTATGATGCTCCCGAGGGCTACATCATCGATGAATCTCTCTACAGATTTGAGATACGTGAGGATGGTGTCGTAGTAAGAGCTGATATGACAAACAGACCAAAGCCTGCACTTGTTACCATAACTAAAACTGATATTTCTGAATCCACTACCCTGCCTAACACAGGAATAAGGATCTGCAGAGCTGACGGTACTGTTGTATCCGAACAGCGTACAGGTTCAGATGGTTCTGTGACCTTCGAGATTAATATCGAAGAGCTCGGATATGGCAAGTACTACTTCGAAGAGTTTGATGCTCCCGAGGGTTATCTTATCAATGACGAAAAGCACTGGTTCGAGATCACTACAGGCGGTCAGGTCATTCACGATAAGCTGAGGGATGAAAAGGTTCCTAAGACAAGCGTTGATGTAAACACTGCTCTTCCTTTGACAGCCGGCGCAGGTGCTGTGGCAGGACTTATAGTTCTGACATACGTTGCAATAGGCAAGAAGAAAGAAATCTAA